In a genomic window of Hoeflea sp. 108:
- a CDS encoding tripartite tricarboxylate transporter permease, whose protein sequence is MSDVIWSGFASVLSVQALAFNLFGVVVGIIFGVIPGLSAATAIALFLPITFGMEPVVAIALMMGLYIGASSGGFIAAILLNIPGKPSAVATTFDGYPMARNGEAGRALGASVVFSFIGGLISMFAMLFIAPPLSELAMKFGPIEYFAATFAALMLLGSLTGDSLIKGLLAGLIGLMLALVGSAPIDYTPRFDFGFYQLSEGFPQLAVLIGMFAIAEVVKAARRDPAVEAARPLDFRMRGFGISLKETIQQMPNAIRSSVIGIFIGILPALGGTAASLVAYTAAKNASKEKEKFGKGSMHGLVASETANNAVIGGDMIPLLTLGIPGDVVTALLLGALTLHGLTPGPLLLKTHGDLLYAIFAALMIANVMMLVVQFFGIRIFVRLLSVKKYYLFPIIVAMCAVGAFSANNVGFDVVIFGGFGVVGWLLLKGGFPFAPVIVGFILGPLLEINLRRGLMTTGGDFLPFFQSPIALVFFATAALLVGGVVRQRYRLRVQAKA, encoded by the coding sequence ATGTCTGACGTAATCTGGTCCGGTTTTGCCTCGGTACTTAGCGTCCAGGCGCTTGCGTTCAATTTATTCGGTGTCGTTGTTGGAATCATTTTCGGGGTCATTCCTGGCCTCTCGGCGGCGACCGCTATCGCGCTTTTCTTGCCGATCACCTTCGGCATGGAACCTGTGGTTGCCATCGCGTTGATGATGGGCCTCTATATCGGTGCGTCGTCGGGCGGCTTCATCGCCGCCATACTTCTCAACATTCCCGGCAAGCCGTCGGCGGTAGCGACGACTTTTGATGGCTACCCCATGGCCAGAAACGGAGAGGCCGGTCGGGCTCTCGGCGCCTCAGTCGTATTCTCTTTCATTGGCGGTCTGATCAGCATGTTCGCAATGCTGTTCATCGCACCTCCGCTTTCCGAATTGGCCATGAAGTTCGGGCCGATCGAGTATTTTGCCGCCACATTCGCAGCGCTCATGCTGCTTGGCAGCCTAACCGGAGACTCTTTGATCAAAGGTCTACTCGCGGGCTTAATCGGGCTTATGCTGGCCCTGGTTGGCTCGGCGCCGATAGACTACACGCCACGGTTCGACTTCGGGTTCTACCAGCTTTCCGAAGGCTTTCCGCAACTCGCGGTGCTCATCGGCATGTTCGCAATAGCCGAAGTGGTAAAGGCCGCGCGCCGCGATCCTGCCGTCGAGGCCGCACGTCCGCTGGATTTTCGCATGCGTGGATTCGGCATCAGCCTGAAGGAAACTATCCAGCAGATGCCGAACGCAATACGGTCCTCGGTGATCGGGATCTTTATCGGCATTCTGCCCGCTCTCGGCGGCACTGCGGCGAGCCTCGTAGCTTACACCGCGGCCAAAAACGCCTCCAAGGAAAAGGAGAAGTTTGGCAAGGGGTCGATGCATGGCCTTGTTGCTTCCGAGACAGCCAACAATGCCGTTATCGGCGGCGATATGATCCCCCTGCTTACGCTAGGCATACCAGGCGATGTGGTGACTGCCCTCCTGCTTGGCGCCTTGACCTTACACGGACTGACGCCAGGACCGCTTTTGCTCAAGACGCATGGCGATCTGCTCTATGCGATTTTCGCGGCCCTCATGATTGCCAATGTCATGATGCTAGTCGTGCAGTTCTTCGGTATCAGGATATTCGTAAGGCTGCTGTCGGTGAAAAAGTACTACTTATTCCCGATCATTGTCGCAATGTGCGCCGTTGGCGCTTTTTCGGCCAACAACGTGGGCTTCGACGTGGTGATCTTCGGCGGCTTTGGCGTCGTCGGATGGCTCTTGTTAAAGGGCGGCTTCCCTTTCGCTCCGGTGATCGTCGGCTTCATCCTGGGTCCGCTCTTGGAGATCAATCTTCGCCGCGGTCTGATGACCACAGGTGGGGACTTCCTCCCCTTCTTTCAGAGCCCGATAGCGCTGGTATTCTTCGCCACCGCAGCGCTCCTCGTAGGGGGAGTGGTGCGACAGCGCTACAGGCTGAGAGTACAAGCGAAAGCATAG